A stretch of Arachis hypogaea cultivar Tifrunner chromosome 15, arahy.Tifrunner.gnm2.J5K5, whole genome shotgun sequence DNA encodes these proteins:
- the LOC112749402 gene encoding carboxylesterase 20-like, with amino-acid sequence MSHPLSKSASSPLNSNSTIDDPFKNLGIVRNQDGTITRIIQYPTTPPTQDLINPILTKDLPLNPKNKTWVRIFLPRKALQNQNNSTKLPLIVYYHGGGFIYTSASSTINHDFCSNMSLQLSAVVASVDYRLAPEYRLPAAYDDSVEALHWLRTTDETWVRDYADFSKCYIMGSSAGGNIAYHVGLLVSTTVNSFDFDPLKIRGLILHHPFFGGSQRTESELRSVNDPVLPIGNCDLMWELALPEGAGRDHWYCNPTVVDDDVCFEEIKRLRWKVFVLGCYGDPMIDRMVGLVAMLRRKGVEVVDHFGEGHHGVTYGDPSHEKFFLRIKDFIDI; translated from the coding sequence ATGTCTCATCCTCTATCAAAATCAGCTTCATCGCCATTAAATTCCAACTCCACCATCGACGATCCTTTCAAAAACCTTGGCATAGTTCGAAACCAAGATGGAACTATCACAAGGATCATTCAATATCCAACAACTCCACCAACACAAGACCTAATAAACCCTATTCTGACCAAAGATCTCCCTCTAAATCCTAAAAACAAAACTTGGGTACGCATATTCCTACCCAGAAAGgcacttcaaaatcaaaataactcAACAAAGCTCCCTCTTATAGTTTACTACCATGGTGGTGGTTTCATATACACAAGTGCTTCTTCCACCATCAACCATGACTTCTGCTCTAACATGTCACTCCAACTCTCCGCCGTTGTCGCCTCCGTTGACTACCGTCTTGCCCCGGAATACCGGCTCCCTGCGGCCTACGACGACTCCGTGGAGGCCTTGCATTGGCTAAGAACCACCGATGAAACATGGGTACGTGACTATGCTGATTTTTCTAAGTGTTACATCATGGGTTCTAGTGCGGGAGGGAACATTGCTTACCATGTAGGGCTACTTGTGTCTACAACCGTTAATTCATTTGACTTTGACCCTTTGAAGATCAGAGGGCTTATATTGCACCATCCGTTTTTCGGTGGTTCCCAAAGGACTGAGTCTGAGTTGAGGTCGGTCAACGATCCGGTTCTGCCTATTGGGAACTGCGATCTTATGTGGGAGCTGGCGTTGCCTGAGGGTGCAGGGAGGGACCACTGGTATTGCAATCCAACGGTGGTGGATGATGATGTGTGTTTTGAAGAGATCAAAAGGCTGAGATGGAAGGTCTTTGTTTTGGGATGTTATGGGGACCCTATGATTGATCGCATGGTGGGGTTGGTGGCCATGTTGAGAAGAAAAGGTGTTGAGGTTGTCGATCACTTTGGAGAAGGCCATCATGGGGTTACATATGGTGATCCAAGCCACGAGAAATTCTTCCTTCGAATAAAAGATTtcatagatatataa
- the LOC112747279 gene encoding nucleosome assembly protein 1;3, whose protein sequence is MTEIQWHPGKCLTQNILKKKPKKGSKNAKPITKTENCESFFNFFNPPQVPEDDEDIDEDMAEELQNQMEQDYDIGSTIRDKIIPHAMSWFTGEAIQGEEFGDLEDDDEDDIEEDDEKDDDDEEDEDEDEETKTKKKPSHKKGGRAPVGEGQQRERPPECKQQ, encoded by the exons ATGACTGAAATTCAATGGCACCCAGGGAAATGCTTGACGCAAAACATTCTTAAGAAAAAGCCCAAGAAGGGTTCAAAGAACGCAAAACCTATTACAAAGACTGAAAACTGTGAGAGTTTCTTCAATTTCTTCAATCCACCACAAGTTCctgaagatgatgaagatatTGATGAAGATATg GCCGAGGAACTTCAGAATCAGATGGAGCAAGACTATGATATTGG GTCAACAATAAGGGATAAGATTATACCTCATGCTATGTCATGGTTTACTGGTGAGGCCATTCAGGGAGAGGAGTTTGGAGACCtggaagatgatgatgaagatgacatTGAAGAGGAtgatgaaaaggatgatgatgatgaggaagatgaggatgaggatgaagaaaccaagaccaaaaagaag CCATCACATAAG AAAGGTGGAAGAGCACCGGTTGGTGAAGGTCAACAGCGTGAGCGACCTCCAGAGTGCAAGCAGCAGTAG